In the Nitratidesulfovibrio sp. genome, ATGCGGCACTGTGGGCGGTAACGCCCGGAATGTCAATTGAACCTGCCGGAGCCCCCGTGACCTCTCCCGCCCTTGCCCGTCCCCGCTGGCGCGATTTGCCCCGCGACCTCGCCGCTGCCCTGCTCAAGGGCGGGGTGGGGCAGTTGCACCTTGTCGGCATTGCCGAGATGGCCCTTGCGGCCATGAACACGCCGGAAGGCGCCGCATACGGTTCCGCCGACCTGCTCGCGCTGGGGGCCGACGCCCTGTGCGCCGCCTGGGAAGCTGACCCGCTGGATGGGCGCACGGCGGGCCAACTGGTTGCGCTGCACAAGGCCCGGCCCTTCCTGCCCACGCCGGTGTTCCGGGTGGCGGAACTGCTGGCCTCGCTGGACGTGCCCCCTCCGGATGCCGAGGTGCGCCAACTGGTGCAACTGCTCCAGCAGCGCGATGCCGACGCCTCGTGCCGCCTGCTGGACCGCCAGCGCCGCGCCCAGCCGGGCAACACCTTCTGGCTGCGGCAGGCCTTGGTGGTGGGCATGACCGAGGCCCGTCACCAGTGGTTGGATACGTGGTTGGCCGGACTGCCCTCCAGCACCCGCGATGGGGGGAACGTTCCCGCGCCCGTGGTCGCCGCCCTGCGCGGCGACGTGGCCTTCGCGCGCGGCGACATGGCTGGTGCCGCCGCCCTGTACGCTGCCGCCAGCAAGGCCCTGCCGCTGCCCACGTGGAAGGCGCGCCACGCCGAATCTCTCTACCGCGCGGGCGACCGCGACGGCGCCCTTGCCCTGTGGCGTGCTGCTGCCGCCATCCGCCCCTGGCAGATCAATCTTCTGCTGCGCCTCGACGATGTGGCGCGGGGCCGCGACCTGCCGGGCGATTTGCCCGCCGGGCGCGGCGCGGTGCTGTTCTACACCTGGAACAAGGCCGAGTGCATCGACGAGGCGTTGACCTCCATTGCCGCGTCTGACCTTGGCGACGCCCGCGTGGTGGTGCTGGACAACGGCTGCACCGACGCCACCCCCGACGTGCTGGCCCGTTGGGCCGAACGCGCTCCCGGTCGCTTGGGTGAGCGGCTGCACACTGTCACCCTGCCGCTGAACATTGGCGCGCCCCCCGCCCGCAACTGGCTGCTGACCCTGCCGGAAGTGCGCGCCTGCGACTGGGTGGCCTTTCTGGACGACGACGCCACCGTGCCGACGGACTGGCTGCGTCTGTTCGGTGCCGCCATGACCGTCCACCCCGCCGCCAACGTCTACGGCTGCCGCGTGGTGGACCATTCGGTGCCCATGCTGCTCCAGTCCGTGGACCTGCATCTGGACCCCGGCGGCGACATGGCCGCCGCGCCGGAAAACGCCCCCGGTTACCGTCGCCGGTTCTCCGTCTCCGACCTGCATTTGCAGGAACTGGATTTCGGCCAGTTCTCCTACCAGCGCCCGTGCGTGTCCGTGACCGGCTGCTGCCATCTGTTCCGCCGCGCCGTGTTCGACGCCGTGGGGCCCTTCGACCTGCGCTATGCCCCCAGCCAGTATGACGATCTGGAACACGACCTGCGCCGCAGCCTGCGTGGCGACCTGCCCGTCTATCAGGGCCATCTGGCCGTGCGCCACATGAAGCGCACCGGCCGCGCCGCCTGGACCGATCCCGCCCAGTTCTCCAATGCCTGGGCCAACATGTACAAGCTTCAGTACCGCTACACCCGCCCCGACTTCGATACCCTGCGCCAGCACGACCACGCCGCCCTGTTGGCGGATGTGGAAGCGAGGGGACTATAGAAAAGAATGGAGAAGAAAGAGAATCGGGGCGGGGGAGGAAACCTTTTGGAAAAGGTTTCC is a window encoding:
- a CDS encoding glycosyltransferase, with product MTSPALARPRWRDLPRDLAAALLKGGVGQLHLVGIAEMALAAMNTPEGAAYGSADLLALGADALCAAWEADPLDGRTAGQLVALHKARPFLPTPVFRVAELLASLDVPPPDAEVRQLVQLLQQRDADASCRLLDRQRRAQPGNTFWLRQALVVGMTEARHQWLDTWLAGLPSSTRDGGNVPAPVVAALRGDVAFARGDMAGAAALYAAASKALPLPTWKARHAESLYRAGDRDGALALWRAAAAIRPWQINLLLRLDDVARGRDLPGDLPAGRGAVLFYTWNKAECIDEALTSIAASDLGDARVVVLDNGCTDATPDVLARWAERAPGRLGERLHTVTLPLNIGAPPARNWLLTLPEVRACDWVAFLDDDATVPTDWLRLFGAAMTVHPAANVYGCRVVDHSVPMLLQSVDLHLDPGGDMAAAPENAPGYRRRFSVSDLHLQELDFGQFSYQRPCVSVTGCCHLFRRAVFDAVGPFDLRYAPSQYDDLEHDLRRSLRGDLPVYQGHLAVRHMKRTGRAAWTDPAQFSNAWANMYKLQYRYTRPDFDTLRQHDHAALLADVEARGL